The following coding sequences lie in one Brettanomyces bruxellensis chromosome 6, complete sequence genomic window:
- a CDS encoding uncharacterized protein (BUSCO:EOG0926077L): protein MSNFQFIGPACIRVLAVPIGQMERTVYQGYVDQLRKLKDVRLMDLTPNPGIFNPQAYPGGRIFYYFSSHNDDTDTLFLHDFEPFRKTFVIIGLLTYNNNLEEEELRDKLSALKKRYPSAISHFLFVFCDANSSYDSDVNGVFSLKADFSNLREALSHLSSRFLAEFSTYASAYEHVTLRSPGSISGDDIKRGESLIEKQRHRISDSFELSAEKIRKYKTRGRRLKIYANFYLLAGNLKQSLSNFCEAIFYLKAASDYLWLASALDGLSVCLFLLAFLNAGFQLPSFVSNILNKNRDSSLSPFVSPTTSPRSSLQLHSSISNSLEVSSAAQIAPLPLSTVQQFIDKACLKVFVYYRKCEDSGKDFLPFLIYCEARLRHLCLLIRICGEHELNRSIIHNIVTNIPISNSSVSKPNFDSLQLTEASSEIFGARFNELSTSQRCNIYNQMILIYDTLGLHRKRSLLINALITLLISSDFSKNHNVSLVDSSFDMKIFDQQCRVYGIDVDRTPSIAGLPNALQKRALLNALIFSKQLNSVNGMMKYGSVLLKYFYNLLSDLQQIQIYDDLRKLTVSSDVQPEYWDQNMLSNVCISTSEETSGALVQNEIYEANIIVKNPFAFPIGIRNIQLLTEGESVVETHINIKRKGIITTSNGTQIVVKRQSTASIPLFVIAHSYGTVNITGIKASVCGCKPQEFRALKEQAFNIDKEPSGLNRAEKRRSHAEAVIAESLRSKCKDISASTSLNLISTLPITRYKTWKFNVIHEQPLLRLAETNFNNKWILLLEGECKQFEISLKNCSSIHINDMVSTFLDSTIEPLNELLANKNLPANETYEIEYYLIKKKPFKILNKPELVEVCGNSTFTLRMEIWGKRGVKEAKLILRYGCRTPKDINENASINTDKNNAISKFTRSITIPVNVTVYPSVELVGCDTIPLSSHTEVTDENKGGDCWPFLKKACSSDLRISDFCLLALDFLNSWTEEIEICIQCLLEGSKNKSFQEESGLLTGNLDNTFATKIRLGSKKTTRILVPIERMKFSEEYLDRRIPSLRNKQFIYDSKTPKEEQKFTRRAFWLRNELLQRIRACWKIPDDVENSIYAGRSGTIDLRSIRFSSKMANMIAVSNIDIKLELHDENEQKVIFDDVKLSEFYTVRTYLINRGSHEIQGMLRQIPVCKGSRLPLEKRILINGVLQQSIGMPLKANSSRTFDLGICFLEKGEYEWGAVFDEMHMIDDSGNLNLVEQHLQKEQLRMKVT from the coding sequence ATGAGCAATTTCCAGTTCATTGGTCCCGCTTGTATACGAGTACTAGCGGTACCCATTGGGCAGATGGAAAGAACCGTGTACCAGGGCTATGTCGATCAATTAAGAAAGCTTAAAGATGTACGATTGATGGACTTAACACCAAATCCAGGAATATTTAACCCTCAAGCATATCCAGGGGGTAggatattttattattttagtTCGCACAATGATGATACAGATACCTTATTTCTACACGATTTTGAGCCATTCAGGAAAACTTTTGTGATAATCGGATTGCTTACATATAACAATAACCTcgaggaagaagaattgCGAGACAAACTTTCGGCACTAAAGAAGAGATACCCAAGTGCtatttcacattttctcTTTGTATTTTGTGATGCCAATTCAAGTTACGATAGCGACGTTAATGGCGTTTTTTCATTGAAGGCagatttttcaaatcttaGGGAGGCATTGTCACATCTATCATCAAGATTTCTGGCAGAGTTTTCTACTTATGCTTCTGCATACGAACATGTTACACTACGATCGCCTGGGTCGATTAGTGGAGATGATATCAAGAGGGGAGAATCACTGATTGAAAAACAAAGACACCGAATTTCGGATTCTTTCGAACTCAGTGCAGAGAAGATtagaaaatacaaaacaaGGGGACGgagattgaaaatatacgccaatttttatcttcttgcTGGTAACTTAAAACAATCGTTATCTAACTTTTGTGAagccattttttatttaaaggCCGCAAGCGATTACCTGTGGCTTGCATCTGCGTTGGATGGGCTTTCTGTttgcttatttttattagcTTTTTTAAATGCTGGTTTTCAACTTCCAAGCTTTGTGTCAAACATATTAAATAAGAATCGAGACTCCTCTTTATCACCGTTCGTGTCACCAACAACTTCTCCAAGATCGTCGTTGCAGCTTCACTCTTCTATATCAAACTCTTTAGAGGTTTCTTCTGCTGCTCAAATTGCTCCATTACCACTCTCTACGGTTCAGCAATTTATAGATAAAGCTTGTTTAAAGGTGTTCGTGTATTATCGGAAATGCGAAGATAGCGGAAAGGActttttaccttttttgatttattgTGAGGCAAGGCTTAGACATCTTTGCCTTCTTATACGCATCTGCGGGGAGCATGAACTCAATAGAAGTATTATTCATAATATCGTGACCAATATTCCGATTTCAAATAGTTCAGTCTCTAAGCCAAATTTTGATTCTTTACAGCTAACTGAAGCATCCTCAGAGATTTTTGGTGCACGCTTCAACGAGTTGTCAACATCCCAGCGTTGTAATATTTATAACCAGATGATATTAATATATGATACATTGGGTTTACATAGAAAAAGGTCACTGCTTATAAATGCGTTAATAACGCTGTTGATTTCTAGTGATTTTTCTAAAAATCACAATGTTAGTCTGGTTGATTCAAGCTTTGatatgaaaatttttgatcaaCAATGCAGGGTTTATGGGATAGATGTTGACAGAACACCATCTATAGCAGGATTACCAAATGCACTTCAGAAAAGAGCTCTTTTGAAtgcattaattttttcaaagcaatTAAACAGTGTGAATGgtatgatgaaatatgGCTCCGTACTATTAAAGTACTTCTATAACTTATTATCTGATCTTCagcagatacaaatatATGACGATCTAAGGAAGTTAACTGTTTCTTCGGACGTTCAACCAGAATATTGGGATCAAAATATGCTTTCTAACGTATGCATTTCAACTAGCGAGGAAACAAGTGGGGCATTGGTCCAAAATGAGATATATGAGGCTAATATAATAGTCAAAAATCCTTTTGCCTTTCCTATTGGAATTAGAAATATTCAACTTTTAACGGAAGGAGAAAGTGTTGTGGAAACGCATATAAACATTAAAAGGAAGGGCATTATAACGACTTCAAATGGTACTCAAATTGTGGTAAAAAGACAGAGTACGGCCTCAATACCATTATTTGTTATTGCGCATTCTTACGGCACAGTTAATATCACTGGCATAAAAGCATCAGTATGTGGATGCAAGCCGCAAGAGTTTAGGGCTTTGAAAGAGCAGGCATTCAACATTGATAAAGAGCCATCGGGATTGAATAGggctgaaaaaagaaggagtcATGCAGAGGCAGTGATCGCGGAATCATTGCGTTCTAAATGTAAAGATATTTCTGCAAGTACATCGTTGAATTTGATATCAACGTTACCAATTACGAGATATAAGACTTGGAAGTTTAATGTAATTCATGAACAACCTTTACTTAGATTGGCTGAaacaaatttcaacaataaATGGATTTTGTTACTCGAAGGGGAATGCAAACAATTTGAAATTAGCTTGAAGAACTGCTCATCAATACATATTAATGATATGGTTTCAACCTTTCTAGATTCAACAATTGAACCTTTAAATGAGCTTCTTGCCAACAAAAACTTACCAGCAAATGAGACTTATGAAATAGaatattatttaattaAGAAAAAACCTTTTAAGATTCTTAATAAACCGGAACTTGTCGAGGTTTGTGGAAATAGCACGTTTACATTACGAATGGAAATATGGGGGAAAAGAGGCGTTAAAGAAGCCAAACTTATTCTACGTTATGGATGCAGAACACCgaaagatataaatgaaaatgcatCCATAAATACAGACAAAAACAACgcaatttcaaaattcacGAGAAGTATCACCATTCCTGTAAATGTCACTGTTTATCCAAGCGTTGAGCTTGTGGGATGTGATACAATTCCATTGTCATCTCACACCGAAGTTACAGATGAGAATAAAGGGGGTGATTGTTGGCCATTCTTGAAGAAAGCATGCTCTTCGGACCTCAGAATCTCTGATTTTTGTCTTCTTGCTCTTGATTTTCTGAACTCATGGACTGAAGAAATCGAGATCTGCATTCAATGCTTGCTTGAAGGATCAAAGAACAAATCCTTTCAGGAAGAAAGTGGTTTGTTAACAGGAAATTTGGATAACACTTTTGCCACTAAAATTCGTCTGGgaagcaaaaaaacaacaagaaTATTGGTGCCCATAGAGAGAATGAAGTTTAGTGAAGAGTATTTGGATAGAAGAATTCCAAGTCTTCGCAACAAACAATTCATTTATGATTCAAAAACACCAAAGGAAGAGCAAAAATTTACTAGAAGGGCATTTTGGCTTCGTAACGAACTTTTACAGCGAATTCGTGCGTGCTGGAAGATTcctgatgatgttgaaaacAGTATATATGCTGGTAGGTCAGGAACGATTGATCTGCGGAGCATCCGATTTTCTTCTAAAATGGCAAATATGATTGCGGTTTCAAATATAGATATAAAGTTAGAACTCCATGATGAGAATGAACAGAAAGTGATTTTTGATGACGTGAAACTGAGTGAGTTCTATACAGTGAGGACCTACTTAATCAACCGGGGGAGTCATGAAATCCAAGGAATGCTTAGACAAATTCCAGTTTGCAAAGGTTCCAGATTACCTTTAGAGAAAAGAATTCTTATCAATGGTGTTCTACAACAAAGCATTGGAATGCCATTGAAGGCAAACTCCTCGAGGACTTTTGATCTTGGAATAtgctttttggaaaagggCGAATATGAATGGGGTGCAGTGTTTGATGAGATGCATATGATCGATGACAGTGGAAACTTGAACCTAGTAGAACAGCATCTACAGAAAGAACAACTGAGAATGAAGGTAACGTGA